One genomic segment of Pandoraea sputorum includes these proteins:
- a CDS encoding porin → MKRSSMARAALIAVGALAAQAHAQSNVTIYGIVDAGVEYVNHAADNGGAMRAVSGGKNTSRFGFKGTEDLGGDLKAVFNLESGINVVNGQFDDGPGAIFDRRATVGLSHKKWGQFTLGRTFTTTYDYMLQFDPMGYAPNYSWATSATATGGRKDGLFSRSANAVRYDGEFNGLKLGAMYGFGNVADSMKTSSKYDFAIGYENGPFAVVATYDRQNGAGNSVTPADTTDYIQGIHAGASYRFGGAKVMAGYRNYKKTFVTAGTASLRSDMYWLGASYDFTPAFTLYGAIYHQDIKDASDADPTLISLRAQYAMSKRTALYLSGGYAFAKHGQKVSLSRDLTGAADTQVGVTAGIQHRF, encoded by the coding sequence ATGAAACGAAGCAGTATGGCGCGTGCCGCGCTGATCGCTGTGGGCGCACTGGCCGCTCAGGCGCACGCCCAATCGAACGTGACGATTTACGGGATTGTCGACGCCGGCGTCGAGTATGTGAATCATGCCGCCGATAACGGCGGTGCAATGCGCGCGGTCTCGGGTGGCAAGAACACGTCGCGCTTCGGCTTCAAGGGCACGGAAGATCTCGGCGGCGATCTCAAGGCCGTGTTCAACCTCGAGAGCGGCATCAACGTCGTGAACGGCCAGTTCGACGACGGCCCCGGCGCAATCTTCGATCGCCGCGCCACCGTCGGCCTGTCGCACAAGAAGTGGGGCCAGTTCACACTCGGCCGCACATTCACCACGACGTACGACTACATGCTCCAGTTCGACCCGATGGGTTACGCGCCGAACTACTCGTGGGCGACGAGTGCGACGGCCACCGGTGGACGCAAAGACGGCCTGTTCTCCCGCTCGGCTAACGCCGTGCGCTACGACGGCGAGTTCAACGGGCTGAAACTCGGCGCGATGTATGGCTTCGGCAACGTGGCCGACAGCATGAAGACGTCGTCGAAGTACGACTTCGCCATCGGCTACGAGAACGGTCCGTTCGCCGTCGTCGCAACGTACGATCGTCAAAACGGTGCGGGCAACAGCGTGACGCCGGCCGACACGACGGACTACATCCAAGGGATTCACGCAGGTGCGAGCTACCGCTTTGGCGGAGCCAAGGTGATGGCCGGGTATCGCAACTACAAGAAGACGTTCGTGACCGCAGGCACCGCATCGCTGCGCAGCGACATGTACTGGCTCGGCGCATCGTACGACTTCACGCCTGCGTTCACGCTGTATGGCGCGATCTACCATCAGGACATCAAGGACGCGAGCGACGCCGATCCGACGCTCATCTCCCTGCGTGCGCAATATGCGATGTCCAAGCGCACGGCGCTGTATCTGTCCGGCGGCTATGCCTTCGCGAAGCACGGCCAGAAGGTCAGCCTTTCGCGCGACCTGACGGGCGCTGCCGATACGCAGGTCGGCGTGACGGCGGGCATCCAGCATCGCTTCTAA
- a CDS encoding ABC transporter ATP-binding protein codes for MDKLIVDNLFLSYGANPILKGVSFELKAGEVVCLLGASGSGKTTLLRAVAGLEQPSQGRIALDDQVFFDGARNVDCPVEQRSLGLVFQSYALWPHRTVADNVGYGLKLRKVGAAERRERVQSALDQLGLGHLAERFPFQLSGGQQQRVAIARALVYNPPVILLDEPLSNLDAKLREEARAWLRELIVSLGLSALCVTHDQTEAMAMSDRILLLRNGRIEQEGTPAELYGSPRSLYTAEFMGSNNRIDATVSAVDGDLVTLAGDGFALQARARDTLAPGQDAQAVIRLERVQVADGPGLNRVNAQLVTSMYLGDRWEYLFHCGALRFRAFGHVPREPGNHWVEFPANDCWAFAQSNG; via the coding sequence ATGGATAAGCTCATCGTCGACAACCTCTTTCTGAGCTACGGCGCCAACCCCATCCTCAAGGGTGTGTCGTTCGAACTCAAAGCCGGTGAAGTCGTGTGTCTGCTGGGCGCTTCGGGCAGCGGCAAGACCACCTTGCTGCGTGCCGTGGCCGGTCTCGAACAGCCGTCGCAAGGCCGCATCGCGCTTGACGATCAGGTCTTCTTCGACGGTGCCAGGAACGTCGATTGTCCGGTCGAGCAACGCTCGCTCGGTCTGGTGTTTCAGTCGTACGCACTGTGGCCGCACCGCACCGTGGCGGATAACGTTGGCTACGGGCTGAAGCTGCGCAAAGTAGGCGCGGCGGAGCGTCGCGAGCGAGTGCAGAGCGCCCTCGACCAGTTGGGCCTCGGCCATCTCGCCGAACGCTTCCCCTTCCAGCTCTCGGGCGGTCAGCAGCAACGTGTCGCCATTGCGCGTGCGCTCGTCTACAACCCGCCCGTCATTCTGCTCGACGAGCCGCTCTCGAACCTCGACGCCAAGCTGCGCGAAGAAGCGCGTGCGTGGCTGCGCGAGCTGATCGTGTCGCTAGGTTTGTCGGCGCTGTGCGTCACACACGATCAGACCGAAGCCATGGCGATGTCGGACCGCATTTTGCTGCTTCGCAACGGCCGCATCGAGCAGGAAGGCACGCCGGCAGAACTGTACGGCTCACCGCGCTCGCTCTACACGGCGGAGTTCATGGGGAGCAATAACCGCATCGACGCGACGGTCAGCGCCGTCGACGGCGATCTCGTCACGCTCGCAGGCGACGGTTTTGCACTGCAAGCGCGCGCACGCGACACGCTCGCGCCGGGGCAGGACGCGCAGGCCGTCATCCGTCTCGAGCGCGTGCAGGTGGCCGACGGCCCGGGCCTCAACCGCGTGAACGCCCAGCTCGTCACGTCGATGTATCTCGGCGACCGCTGGGAGTACCTCTTCCATTGCGGCGCGTTGCGTTTCCGTGCATTCGGTCACGTCCCCCGCGAACCCGGCAATCACTGGGTGGAATTCCCCGCGAACGACTGCTGGGCGTTTGCGCAATCGAACGGCTAA
- a CDS encoding ABC transporter permease — translation MLSSSTANRAAAPVGRPPAGAAPHVAPPWRALAATSRWLVIAVLTIAVLLPLSFIVLQSLLSAPFFDASRTFGIDGYRFIFTDPDFWSAVKNSFIIAFGMLFISIPFGGILAFLMVRTDLPGRRWLEPLLLTPVFVSPMVLAFGYVVAAGPVGFYSVWFRELTGIDAPWSVYSIFAITVIVGLTHVPHVYLYSSAALRNLGSDVEEAARVAGARPFRVALDVSLPMTMPALLFAGVLVFFLGFEVFGLPLVLGDPEGHLVLATYLYKLTNKLGVPSYHLMAAVAMCIVAITFPLVLLQRHLLKRANKFVTVKGKAGRQTVLPLGIWRWVALAIVAVWLIVTVFVPISGIVLRSFVTHWGEGVALGEVLTLANFTELFEQDNLVRAIVNTLGIGVIGGALAVGFYSLVAFAGHRRNDWAAKLLDYLVLLPRAVPGLLAGLAFLWIFLFVPGLRELKNSMWSIWVAYTVVWLAYGMRLIQSALLQVGPELEEAGRSVGGTRSRVSLDVTLPLVRFGLLAAWLLIFMIFEREYSTAVYLLSPGTEVIGSLLVSLWATGAVDQVAALSVINIAMVGAGLGVALRFGVKLHG, via the coding sequence ATGCTGTCGTCCTCTACTGCCAACCGCGCAGCGGCCCCTGTCGGCCGTCCGCCAGCGGGTGCCGCCCCTCACGTAGCGCCGCCCTGGCGCGCGCTCGCGGCCACTTCGCGCTGGCTTGTCATCGCCGTGCTCACGATTGCGGTGTTGCTGCCCCTGTCGTTCATCGTGCTGCAGAGTCTGCTCTCCGCACCGTTCTTCGACGCCAGCCGCACGTTCGGCATCGACGGTTACCGCTTTATCTTCACCGATCCCGACTTCTGGTCGGCCGTGAAGAACTCTTTCATCATCGCGTTCGGGATGTTGTTCATCTCGATCCCGTTCGGCGGCATTCTCGCCTTCCTGATGGTGCGCACCGACCTGCCCGGCCGCCGCTGGCTCGAACCGCTGCTGCTCACGCCGGTGTTCGTCTCGCCGATGGTGCTCGCGTTCGGTTACGTGGTGGCTGCCGGTCCCGTCGGCTTTTACTCGGTCTGGTTCCGCGAACTGACGGGCATCGACGCCCCGTGGTCGGTCTACTCGATCTTTGCGATCACCGTGATCGTGGGCCTCACGCACGTGCCGCACGTCTACCTGTACTCGTCGGCCGCGCTGCGTAATCTCGGCTCCGACGTCGAAGAAGCCGCTCGCGTGGCCGGCGCCCGCCCGTTCCGCGTGGCGCTCGACGTGAGCTTGCCGATGACCATGCCTGCGCTCCTGTTTGCGGGCGTGCTCGTGTTCTTCCTCGGTTTCGAAGTCTTCGGTCTGCCGCTGGTGCTCGGCGATCCCGAGGGCCATCTGGTGCTGGCCACCTACCTCTACAAGCTGACCAACAAGCTCGGCGTGCCGTCGTATCACCTGATGGCGGCCGTGGCGATGTGCATCGTGGCCATCACCTTCCCCCTCGTGCTGCTGCAACGTCACCTGCTCAAGCGCGCGAACAAGTTCGTCACGGTGAAGGGCAAGGCGGGACGTCAGACGGTGCTGCCGCTCGGCATCTGGCGCTGGGTCGCGCTGGCGATCGTGGCGGTGTGGTTGATCGTGACGGTGTTCGTGCCGATCTCCGGCATCGTGCTGCGCTCGTTCGTCACGCACTGGGGCGAAGGCGTCGCGCTCGGCGAAGTGCTCACGCTCGCGAACTTCACCGAGCTGTTCGAGCAGGACAACCTCGTGCGCGCCATCGTCAATACGCTGGGCATCGGCGTGATCGGCGGCGCGCTGGCCGTGGGCTTCTACTCGCTCGTCGCCTTTGCCGGTCATCGCCGCAACGACTGGGCCGCGAAGCTGCTCGACTACCTCGTGCTGCTGCCACGCGCTGTGCCGGGCCTGCTCGCCGGTCTCGCGTTCCTCTGGATCTTCCTGTTCGTGCCGGGACTGCGCGAACTGAAGAACTCGATGTGGAGCATCTGGGTCGCTTACACCGTGGTGTGGCTCGCCTACGGCATGCGCCTCATCCAGAGCGCGCTGCTGCAAGTCGGCCCTGAGCTGGAAGAAGCCGGGCGCAGCGTCGGCGGCACGCGCAGCCGCGTGAGCCTGGACGTCACGCTGCCGCTGGTGCGCTTCGGTCTGCTCGCTGCGTGGCTGCTCATCTTCATGATCTTCGAGCGCGAATACTCGACGGCCGTCTACCTGCTTTCGCCGGGCACGGAAGTCATCGGCTCGCTGCTCGTGTCGCTGTGGGCGACCGGCGCGGTCGATCAGGTCGCCGCGCTCTCTGTCATCAACATCGCGATGGTCGGCGCCGGTCTGGGCGTGGCGTTGCGCTTCGGAGTCAAATTGCATGGATAA
- a CDS encoding ABC transporter substrate-binding protein, producing the protein MPRALLATTTLGAALFTAALFTAALPAAHAQVPPGYPANYQATIDAAKKEGKLIVYSVTDTALVRPLIKDFESMYGIKVEYNDMNSTELYNRYISEYAAHSTSADVLWSSAMDLQVKLVNDGTMASYESPEAAHIPQWAQYQKQAYGTTYEPLAIVYNKRLLPAGEVPQTRMELIKLLQTNAAKFKGKVTTYDIEKSGVGFNYLTQDARVNPEVTWELVGAMGALNPKLQSSTGAMMERISSGENLIGYNILGSYAFAKAKKDPSIGYVYPRDYTQVVSRLVTISKQSKNPNAAKLWVDYLLSKRGQTLLANQANLFSIRADVDGETSMANLTQQLGSALKPIPIGAGLLVYLDQSKRLEFLKRWQQSIKR; encoded by the coding sequence ATGCCCCGCGCCCTGCTCGCGACGACGACGCTCGGTGCAGCGCTCTTCACGGCAGCGCTCTTCACGGCAGCGCTCCCGGCCGCCCATGCTCAGGTGCCGCCCGGCTATCCGGCGAACTATCAGGCCACCATCGACGCCGCAAAAAAGGAAGGCAAGCTGATCGTCTATTCGGTGACGGACACCGCGCTGGTGCGCCCGCTCATCAAGGACTTCGAGTCGATGTACGGCATCAAGGTCGAGTACAACGACATGAACAGCACGGAGTTGTACAACCGCTACATCAGCGAGTACGCCGCGCACAGCACCAGCGCCGACGTGCTCTGGAGCTCCGCAATGGATCTCCAGGTCAAACTCGTGAACGACGGCACGATGGCGAGCTACGAATCGCCCGAAGCTGCCCACATTCCGCAATGGGCGCAGTACCAGAAGCAGGCCTACGGCACGACGTATGAGCCGCTCGCCATCGTCTACAACAAGCGTCTGTTGCCCGCAGGCGAAGTGCCGCAAACGCGCATGGAGCTGATCAAGCTGCTGCAGACGAATGCGGCCAAGTTCAAGGGCAAGGTCACGACCTACGACATCGAAAAGTCGGGCGTGGGCTTCAACTATCTGACGCAGGATGCACGCGTGAACCCCGAAGTGACGTGGGAACTCGTCGGCGCGATGGGCGCACTCAACCCGAAGCTGCAATCGAGCACGGGCGCCATGATGGAGCGCATCTCGTCGGGTGAAAACCTGATCGGCTACAACATTCTCGGCTCGTATGCGTTCGCCAAGGCGAAGAAGGATCCGTCTATCGGCTACGTCTATCCGCGCGACTACACGCAGGTCGTGAGCCGTCTCGTGACGATCTCGAAGCAGTCGAAGAACCCGAACGCGGCCAAGCTGTGGGTCGACTATCTGCTCTCCAAGCGTGGTCAGACGCTGCTCGCCAATCAGGCCAACCTGTTCTCGATCCGTGCGGACGTCGACGGCGAAACCTCGATGGCGAACCTCACGCAGCAGCTCGGTTCAGCGCTCAAGCCGATCCCCATCGGCGCGGGTCTGCTCGTCTATCTGGATCAGTCGAAGCGTCTTGAATTCCTCAAGCGCTGGCAGCAGTCGATCAAGCGCTGA